In a genomic window of Ipomoea triloba cultivar NCNSP0323 chromosome 3, ASM357664v1:
- the LOC116013155 gene encoding uncharacterized protein LOC116013155, protein MCYEGFNTSEEPSSPSVGSSAIPIDMEEVNPTPNVEIIGLEGTEDDVGKDVGREVEEVEGDCEPYKKQKRKKSFVIWQEITVVRLENGEEKVQCNHCNIKLKKQKDGTTTQYKRHLDNCIKRRINLSGQRNICVVPSTQKSESVSSVQSWKYDQARMREVISHMIMVHELPFSFVEYELFNIVMQPASPYYERIGRTTTTKDCWSTYELEKKRVQGLLNSVDKISITTDIWTSNQNIQYMVITAHFVDMDSKLQKRVLNFVEVLPPHTGICVCDAIYKCLQGWGIKEKVWTITVDNASYNDSAVRWNPTFAMLSSALDFKQVFPWYQLRDPNYKCLPTEDDWQKVEEICSLLVHFNEVTKIISGSEYPTSNLFLLELYNIKEILCLKSESLKPWMENMARRMHQKFDKYWSSRNLLLSIAAVLDPRNKMTFIEFSFPVIYSEHEATRQIAIVHDALNELYKIYLDKHATVSNQSMDNDSQPRNTFENGVTSGWKGKGLVVQTRRAKFEKFEGVYICEGGSTEFNALDWWKSMDLKFKVLSKMACEILSIPITTVASKSTFSAGGRVIDTCRASLGTNTVQMLLCGSDWLRNLYDMKRKPKFTKDVKTISLE, encoded by the exons ATGTGTTACGAAGGTTTCAATACAAGTGAAGAACCTTCAAGTCCAAGTGTTGGTTCTTCAGCAATACCAATTGACATGGAAGAAGTAAATCCAACACCAAATGTGGAAATCATAGGATTGGAAGGAACAGAGGATGATGTTGGAAAGGACGTTGGTAGAGAAGTTGAAGAAGTGGAAGGAGATTGTGAACCTTATAAGAAGcagaaaaggaaaaaatcatttgttatttGGCAGGAAATAACAGTGGTGCGACTTGAGAATGGGGAAGAAAAAGTGCAATGCAATCACTGCAACATCAAATTGAAAAAGCAAAAGGATGGCACAACCACGCAATATAAAAGACATTTAGACAATTGCATAAAACGTAGAATCAATCTTTCAGGGCAAAGGAATATTTGTGTGGTTCCATCAACACAAAAATCAGAGAGTGTTAGTAGTGTTCAGAGTTGGAAGTATGATCAAGCAAGGATGAGGGAGGTTATATCTCACATGATTATGGTTCACGAATTGCCATTTTCTTTTGTTGAGTATGAACTCTTTAACATAGTCATGCAACCTGCAAGTCCATATTATGAGCGAATTGGTCGAACAACAACCACAAAAGATTGTTGGTCAACTTATGAGCTAGAAAAGAAACGAGTACAAGGGTTGTTGAATTCAGTTGACAAAATTAGTATCACAACTGACATTTGGACATCAAATCAAAACATTCAATACATGGTGATAACTGCTCATTTTGTGGACATGGATAGTAAGTTGCAGAAAAGAGTTCTAAACTTTGTTGAAGTGCTTCCCCCGCATACCGGTATATGTGTTTGTGATGCAATATACAAATGCTTGCAAGGATGGGGTATTAAAGAGAAAGTGTGGACAATCACGGTGGATAATGCTTCCTATAATGATTCAGCTGTGAG GTGGAATCCAACGTTTGCTATGTTGTCTTCTGCTTTGGATTTCAAGCAAGTATTTCCTTGGTATCAACTTCGAGATCCAAATTACAAATGCTTGCCCACGGAGGATGATTGGCAAAAGGTTGAAGAGATTTGCTCTttattggtgcattttaatGAGGTTACCAAAATTATCTCag gTTCTGAATATCCAACATCAAATTTGTTTCTTCTTGAACTATATAACATCAAAGAAATTCTTTGTCTAAAGTCTGAAAGTCTAAAACcttggatggaaaacatggcTCGAAGGATGCATCAAAAGTTTGACAAGTATTGGAGTAGTAGAAATCTATTGCTTTCTATTGCTGCTGTTTTAGATCCTAGGAATAAGATGACATTTattgaattttcttttccaGTCATTTATTCTGAGCATGAAGCTACTAGACAAATTGCTATTGTGCATGATGCTTTGAATGAGTTATACAAGATATATTTGGATAAACATGCAACAGTTTCAAACCAATCAATGGACAATGATTCTCAACCAAGGAATACTTTTGAAAACGGTGTTACTTCTGGTTGGAAAGGGAAGGGATTGGTTGTTCAAACTAGGAGAGcaaaatttgagaaattt GAGGGTGTTTATATTTGTGAAGGAGGTTCTACTGAATTTAATGCATTGGATTGGTGGAAGTCAATGGACTTGAAGTTTAAAGTATTATCCAAAATGGCATGTGAAATCTTATCAATTCCAATCACAACAGTTGCTTCAAAGTCAACATTTAGTGCTGGTGGTAGGGTTATTGATACATGTCGAGCATCTTTGGGGACTAATACTGTTCAAATGCTACTTTGTGGAAGTGACTGGTTGCGTAACTTATATGATATGAAAAGAAAACCAAAA TTTACTAAAGATGTGAAGACGATATCACTGGAATGA
- the LOC116013154 gene encoding GATA transcription factor 12-like: MAIENSEGDAESSGLCVPSDSLDDLDFFPNFSDDFISITDLLFSTPEKATVQDESQNEKRKRCYKPRSKTGEGRSRRYSNPNGCGWKKRKCSHCETEDTPQWRMGPMGPNTLCNACGVRYKSGRLVPQYRPLASPSFDSSKHSNFHRKIMQHRRV; the protein is encoded by the coding sequence ATGGCCATAGAGAATTCCGAGGGGGATGCAGAGAGCAGCGGGTTGTGCGTACCGTCAGACAGCTTGGATGATTTGGATTTCTTCCCCAACTTTTCCGACGATTTTATCTCCATAACAGACTTATTATTTTCTACTCCGGAGAAGGCTACTGTACAGGATGAGTCGCAGAACGAAAAGAGGAAAAGATGCTATAAGCCGCGTAGTAAAACAGGCGAAGGGAGAAGCCGAAGATATAGCAATCCAAACGGTTGCGGGTGGAAGAAGAGAAAGTGCAGTCATTGTGAAACCGAGGATACGCCTCAATGGAGGATGGGACCTATGGGACCAAACACTCTGTGCAATGCTTGTGGAGTAAGATATAAGTCCGGGAGATTGGTGCCTCAGTATCGCCCGCTTGCAAGTCCAAGTTTTGATAGTTCCAAACATTCTAATTTTCACAGAAAAATTATGCAGCATAGAAGAGTATGA
- the LOC116013153 gene encoding uncharacterized protein LOC116013153: protein MPFGLKNAGATYQRAMQRIFDDMLHKMVECYVDDLVVKSKLRTDHLGHLRKVFDRLRKFQLKMNPLKCAFGVAAGKFLGFTVRHRGIEIEQAKIDAIMKMPEPRNLHELKSLQGKLAYIRRFISNLAGRCQPFSRLMKKGTPFVWDEACKNAFESIKSYLMKPPVLTAPIHGRPLILYISAQESSVGALLAQENDNGKENALYYLSRMMTPNELKYSPIEKLCLALVFAIKKLKHYFEAHIIQLVSKANPIKFVMAKVVLSDRLARWYLLFQQFEIVYVPQKSVKGQALADFLADHPIPAEWELSDDLPDEDVLIIEVLPPWKMYFDGAAHRGGAGAGVVFITPEGEVLPYSFTLTEPCSNNVAEYQALILGLEIAVDMKQLRINIYGDSKLVVNQVMDLYEVRKTELVPYNNYAKILIQWLGDVTIEHVPRKENKQADALAALASTIAHPKARVQVCQKWVVPPIFNEDGSVDETVELPTASVYDIGQDDWRQPLIDYFTDGKLPEDPRKRVDIKRRAPRFIYYNETLYRRSFDGVWLRCLGEEEALQAMQEAHSGVCGAHQSGPKLHFHIKRMGYYWPTMVKDCIDYARRCQACQVHANFIHQPPEPLHPTVASWPFDAWGLDVVGPITPKSSAGHTYILAATDYFSKWAEAVALKEVKKENVADFLRVHIIYLFGIPRYILTDNGKPFDNKLMDKICKLFDFQQRNSSAYYAAANGLAEAFNKTLCNLLKKVVSKSKRDWHDRMEEALWAYRTTYRTPTQSTPYSLVYGVEAVLPLERQIPSLRLAIQEDLTDEENAKLRLVELETLDEKRLQAQQSLECYQARMSRAFNRRVRTRSFQIGDKVLAVRRPIIVTRKTGHKFTPKWDGPYVVQEVYTGGAYKLVSEDGLKVGPINGRFLKLYYP, encoded by the coding sequence ATGCCCTTTGGTTTGAAAAATGCAGGTGCTACATACCAAAGGGCTATGCAGAGAATATTTGATGACATGCTTCACAAAATGGTGGAATGCTACGTCGATGACTTGGTTGTGAAGTCAAAACTTCGCACAGATCACTTGGGACATTTAAGAAAAGTCTTCGACCGCTTGCGAAAGTTTCAACTTAAGATGAATCCCTTGAAATGTGCTTTTGGGGTTGCTGCTGGGAAGTTTCTTGGGTTCACTGTTCGACATAGGGGCATCGAGATCGAACAAGCTAAGATCGATGCTATAATGAAGATGCCCGAACCACGAAACCTTCATGAGCTTAAGAGCTTACAAGGGAAGTTAGCATACATTCGAAGGTTTATATCAAACCTGGCAGGAAGATGTCAACCCTTCAGTCGGCTAATGAAGAAGGGTACCCCGTTCGTATGGGACGAGGCGTGCAAGAATGCGTTTGAAAGTATCAAGTCATACTTGATGAAGCCGCCCGTGTTGACTGCTCCTATTCACGGTCGCCCACTGATCCTTTATATCTCTGCCCAAGAAAGCTCTGTGGGTGCCCTGCTTGCTCAAGAAAATGACAACGGGAAAGAGAATGCCCTCTACTATCTCAGTAGAATGATGACCCCAAATGAGTTAAAATACTCTCCAATTGAGAAGCTATGTTTGGCACTCGTGTTCGCCATTAAAAAGCTTAAACACTACTTTGAAGCTCACATCATTCAACTTGTGTCGAAAGCGAACCCGATAAAGTTTGTTATGGCAAAGGTCGTTCTCTCTGACCGCCTGGCAAGGTGGTATTTATTGTTTCAGCAGTTTGAAATCGTCTATGTGCCACAAAAGTCTGTCAAGGGGCAAGCTTTAGCTGATTTCTTAGCAGATCACCCAATACCAGCTGAATGGGAATTATCTGATGACCTACCTGATGAGGATGTGCTTATCATCGAAGTCCTACCCCCATGGAAGATGTATTTTGATGGAGCTGCGCATAGAGGAGGGGCAGGAGCTGGAGTTGTGTTCATCACCCCGGAAGGTGAAGTGTTGCCATATTCATTCACCTTGACAGAGCCATGTTCAAACAATGTTGCTGAGTATCAAGCATTGATACTGGGACTAGAGATAGCAGTTGACATGAAACAGCTAAGAATTAACatctatggagattcaaagttgGTCGTCAACCAAGTGATGGATCTATACGAAGTGAGGAAAACAGAGTTAGTCCCATATAACAACTACGCAAAGATACTCATACAATGGTTGGGGGACGTCACGATTGAACATGTACCAAGGAAAGAGAACAAGCAAGCTGACGCCTTAGCCGCATTGGCTTCAACTATTGCTCATCCTAAAGCTCGAGTACAAGTATGTCAAAAGTGGGTAGTTCCACCTATCTTCAACGAAGATGGCTCAGTCGATGAAACTGTTGAACTCCCTACTGCTTCCGTTTACGACATTGGCCAAGATGACTGGAGGCAGCCGTTGATTGACTACTTCACTGATGGGAAGTTACCAGAAGATCCTCGCAAAAGGGTGGATATAAAGCGCCGAGCTCCTCGCTTCATATACTATAATGAGACGTTGTATCGTCGTTCATTTGATGGAGTCTGGCTCCGATGTCTAGGAGAAGAAGAGGCattacaagccatgcaagaagctCATTCTGGGGTGTGTGGTGCACATCAGTCTGGCCCTAAGTTGCATTTCCACATTAAACGAATGGGTTATTATTGGCCTACAATGGTAAAGGATTGCATAGATTACGCTCGAAGGTGCCAAGCTTGTCAAGTTCATGCAAACTTTATCCATCAGCCACCAGAGCCTTTACACCCAACAGTCGCATCATGGCCGTTTGATGCTTGGGGACTTGATGTGGTTGGCCCAATTACGCCCAAGTCATCTGCagggcatacatacatattggcCGCCACCGACTACTTTTCAAAGTGGGCAGAAGCCGTGGCattaaaagaagtaaagaaggaaaatgtggCAGACTTCCTCCGTGTTCATATCATCTATCTGTTCGGCATCCCACGATATATCTTGACTGATAATGGGAAACCCTTTGACAATAAATTGATGGACAAGATCTGCAAGCTGTTCGACTTTCAGCAGCGGAACTCATCAGCATATTACGCAGCTGCGAATGGACTTGCGGAAGCTTTTAACAAGACCCTATGCAATCTATTGAAAAAAGTGGTCTCAAAATCGAAACGTGATTGGCATGACAGAATGGAAGAAGCATTATGGGCATATAGAACCACATACCGCACACCTACTCAGAGCACTCCGTATTCTCTGGTGTATGGTGTGGAAGCAGTCTTGCCTCTAGAGCGCCAAATACCTTCTTTAAGGTTGGCCATACAAGAGGATCTCACTGATGAGGAAAATGCCAAGTTACGCTTGGTTGAGCTAGAAACCTTGGATGAAAAACGGCTGCAAGCTCAACAGAGCTTGGAATGCTATCAAGCTCGTATGTCAAGAGCCTTTAACAGAAGGGTGAGGACCCGTTCCTTTCAAATTGGTGACAAAGTACTAGCTGTTCGAAGACCAATCATTGTGACACGAAAAACCGGCCACAAGTTCACTCCAAAATGGGATGGCCCCTATGTGGTTCAAGAAGTATACACCGGTGGGGCTTACAAGTTGGTTAGTGAAGATGGTTTGAAGGTTGGTCCAATCAATGGAAGATTCCTAAAGCTCTACTACCCTTAA